A stretch of DNA from Vulcanisaeta thermophila:
ATGCCGCGGTTTCGCATTTCACGGACCAGGTGATCAACGGCCCTCATCCCACACCACCCTCCTCAGCCTTGAACACTTCCTCATTTGATTCCTGGGCCCGCCAGTACGTGGTTTTAACCTGGCCTGTTTTGATTCCCCTATTGTACTTGGAGAATAAAGCACCTCATTAGAATTGCCCTAATCTATAGAGTATTTAAGCTTTACTTTCGCTAATTAGCCTCGCACATTGAATAAATTGATTACGTTGAGGGAGTAATGCTTAAATATAGAGTCTTTAGTCGAGGCGTGGTGGGTTAGATTGCTCAGGAGGGTTCCGTAGGAACCCCCGGGACGGGTAGGTACGTCAGGTTCTTAGACACCACCCTACGAGATGGCGAGCAAACCCCAGGTGTTGCCCTCAAGCCTGAGGATAAGTTGGTAATAGCCCTCAAATTGCAGGAGCTTGGGGTTGACTCCATAGAGGCTGGGTTCCCCATTGTGAGTGATGGTGAGTTCAGGGCTGTTAAGATGATAGCCAGGGAGGTCACGGACTCCGAGGTCATTGTACTTGCTAGGGCGAGGAGGGAGGATATAGGTAGGGCCATTGATGCCGATGTAAAGGCGGTGCACACATTCATAGCAACATCGGAAATACACATGAAGTATAAGCTAAGGATGAGTGGGGATGAGGTCATTGAGGCGGCCGTTGATGCGGTGGAGTACGCCAAGGCGCATGGCTTAACGGTGGAGTTCAGTGCGGAGGATGCCACTAGGTCCAGGCCTGAATTCCTGGTCAAGGTCTTCCAGTCAGTGGTGGATGCGGGGGCTGATAGGCTGGACATAGCCGACACCGTGGGCGTCATGTGGCCCAGTAAAATGGCCTGGCTTGTGAGGTACGTGAGGAGTAACGTTAGGGGTAACTACATCCTAAGTGTTCACTGCCACGATGACTTTGGGATGGCCGTTGCGAATAGTGTGGCTGCCGTGGAGGCAGGTGCCGAGCAGGTTCACGGAACCATAAACGGGGTTGGTGAGAGGGCTGGTAATGCGGCCCTTGAGGAGGTGGCCGCCGCCGTTAAGTTCCTCCTGGGCTTTGAAACCAGGATTAGGTTTGAGAAGATTAAGGAGGCCTCGGACCTGGTCTCGAAGCTCTTTGGCATACCGGTACCTCCGAATAAGGCCATTGTGGGAATCAACGCCTTCTCCCACGAGTCTGGGATCCACGTCCACGGGATCATAAACAACCCATTAACCTACGAGCCCATAAGCCCAGAACTGGTGGGTATGAGGAGGAGGATTGTGGTTGGTAAGCATAGCGGTAAGCATGCGGTGGAGCACATATTAAGGAGTATGGGTATTGAACCCACCAGGGATGTTGTGG
This window harbors:
- a CDS encoding 2-isopropylmalate synthase, coding for MAQEGSVGTPGTGRYVRFLDTTLRDGEQTPGVALKPEDKLVIALKLQELGVDSIEAGFPIVSDGEFRAVKMIAREVTDSEVIVLARARREDIGRAIDADVKAVHTFIATSEIHMKYKLRMSGDEVIEAAVDAVEYAKAHGLTVEFSAEDATRSRPEFLVKVFQSVVDAGADRLDIADTVGVMWPSKMAWLVRYVRSNVRGNYILSVHCHDDFGMAVANSVAAVEAGAEQVHGTINGVGERAGNAALEEVAAAVKFLLGFETRIRFEKIKEASDLVSKLFGIPVPPNKAIVGINAFSHESGIHVHGIINNPLTYEPISPELVGMRRRIVVGKHSGKHAVEHILRSMGIEPTRDVVDAVLARVKELGDMGVRITENDLRLIINEVINGKSSA